tctttaccCTCcctttcatttccttttcttccATTGATTAAATGTTTCATTATTACTCTATGAAAgttacaaaattatatataaaactaACATTGTTTCAAATACACGCAATAAACATTTTGTAAGTATTGACTAAATGAATCTAttacaaattaattaatttatttaatggtTTTTTTCGTCAAAAGTTATTatgatttaattaaatattgtaAAATTTGTAAACAATAAAATAAGCTCTGGAAATCACTAAACACATAAGCAAATGTGGAGTAAAATAAATGAGATGAAACACTCCAAGGTTATGGGTTAATTATCAATCACATAAGGTTATCCGCCTAAATCTACTATCCTTTCTTAtcctttatttgttttattttgtttagcGTAGATTGTCTTGTTTAGTAGTTGTCTAATTTATGTTTGGGCATGGTTCActgttgtcatgacccaatttctctgGCATCTACTATATCCCACCAATAGTTAAGCCTAATTCATAGTCCGGAACCATAAGCAACGGACTATCACGCGAAAGATAATAGTAAGAAGCCAGATGCTTATAATAATTAGAAGAAAGAGGAGATCcacaaaaataatatagaagAAACCACCCTAAGATCTGGCATCATTCAGTAATAGAGcatctaatcaaaataaaagtacaaggattttacaaatacaaaataagtaCAGATTGTCTATGAATACAACGCAAAGACTAGCCTAGCCAACATAGATGGAAACCGGTAACTCCAAACACTAGGAGCTCACTGTAGTCTCTGAAGTCCAAAATTTGTTCTGCACAAAATCCAAATCAACAGTGAATACCATACTATAATCTGCAGGGCAGCAGAAGtttaatatgagtaccaaacgaatggtacttagtaggcataggCTAGCTGAGCCCCACAGATAATGCAAGTCTAAACAACATGTAAATAAGGAAAGTACGGGACAAGTAACTAAACAGGGGATATAACATGCTAGAACATAATGAAGAAATAGAACACATGGACTAAAAAAGTTGAGTCAAGGAACATACGTGGAGAAATCCAACAACCTACTCACAACAAGAAGGTCCTACAGAAGACAACTAACCAAGGATATACTAACGGTAAACACCAGTATTCACCAAAACAGACTAAAGGCCAATTTAACATTATAAACACAATAGCACCAACCACGGGATCATTCCAAGCCACAACACTTAGCCGACTATTAGCGCAATAACACAGGAATACAGAAAATAGTCAAACTATAACCTAGTTAAACCCCCATAAGCTCGAAAGGTACAAAACAACAAACATAACACAATATGTCTCCATAAAACTGACAGGTACAAAAGGCAATaaatatactggtgataggcgatgcatatgaatgcaagttatgaaaaaaaatttataGTACCATCTATAACTAGTGCCATCCATAATAAAACATATACACCCATCCCGACTCTCAGCCTGCCCAGTATAGGACCCATGCAACTTTCCCATCATGTTCAGtgtgtcacatgtacagaggGACCCATATGAGATCAAGAAGTCCGTATAGCATCTTTGTCCCCAAAACAAGACTTAGACATATATCATTCCCATAGTGGTACCGAAGGTACAAGTAGCCAAACCAGTGTAATAAAGGGCGACGATGTGTCGGCTAGTCAAGTAAAAAGATGAGTACATCTCAGATGCTTctaatattttaagtataaaaaacGTACGTCCTCGATGCCTCGTATATCTCAAAAACCATTTAACAAAGTGATCCAAGTGGTACTCGTTAAAACCAGTTTTAAAGAGTTAAAACTGTAAAAACGTTCTTTCTCGAAATAAGTAGTGAAAATCTCATGCATGAGCTGGCATCGTACCACAAAACATGTGAGAATGAGcaaccaatgcaatgcatgtcatcaccaacatccaaacAAGGCACACGGAGTCAGAATACAATACCAACACTTCCATTCTAGAAAGGTGAAGAGAACTAACCTGGGGTCCAACTGCTCCACGATCACGTCTTCAATCCCAACAATGTAAAAATATCTCAATAAAAGCATCATAAGTCTACTGCTAATCATAAAGTGCAGGAATAAAGAAGTGGCTCAAAAGTAAATTCAGGAGAGAGTAATACCTTAAGGAACGACGTTTTACTCCAAATATGCCACTCCAGCTCACAATCGAGCACAGCTAAAACAAACTTATGGCTACAACGAGCCACTAAGGTCTtaagttgtcacgacccaattccttaggtcatgatgaaaTCTagtataacccaccagtaggtaaacCAACCCATCAacccagaacttcaagtaatgggtttgagggaagaaactaaacaagagtggcgaattataaagataggcagaaagaataagcggaagtaaaccaaaatatgatataaacaactaaagatccctcccaaaacctggaagtcacaagtatagagatgctacaaaataaaagatgagtacaagttccaaaagtggatcgaaaatatatacaacaactagTTAGTCTCAAAAGGtaaaagatgggccatccatactgaaggagacaggaatgatccaaaaatgtcaagtgctaaccctagtctccgaagctgatTGCAaaaggctcgatctatccacgacGGTAGAttgtgctcggtcctgcatcataaaagtagatgtagagtgtagtatgagtaccaagacaacaagtacccagtagacatcataggccgaatgagcaaaaaaggtaaaaaaaacaatatgaaagagaggaatagcctaaataggagtcaacataagcatcaaaagaaaaaaagagtactacctatgagaactacagctaactatatccaactgggcccccataagcccagccgggacactcgtgcacaagttaaataaaaacccagaCGAACCTCCATAAGCCCGCTGaatacacaaaatagctacaactaccaaggctaggaaccaagaatctgcgatgtcaggagccgaagtactgtatcatttccaaacccagaatctccaaaaTTCAATCAATCTagaggtgacttaggggtcgaggccggaaCTGGGACCCAGATGTTCGCTCGAATGTTTAAAATGGccaaggccaggactgggtacccgaatgcttgtcataatacataagtgcgatAGAGGCCAAGACTGGGTACCGGGATGCTCgccataatacatcggtatgatcgaggccgagATTGGGTACTtggatgctcatcatactagcaaaCTGGTAGAGGCCGGGGCTGAGTATCCGGATGCTcctcgataattcagaatggaggccaGAATttgatacccggatgctcacagataatttatcccatgatgccaaatattctacttcctaactagaatacaacagtaccaaaaatcttttcctaTCATCTCTTCTCATGGCAGATTCGCCCAAATTTCATCCCGCTCTCACCGTCATTAATATTAAGTCTCGTACCCATAATATTAGATAATGAGCAAGGCTTGTATCATTCTTGGGCTACTCTGTTCATCAATATTTCTAGGGTTTATGATCTTTATGATCATTTGGTTCCACCCACAGAAGCATCGGCTCTGGCTGCCTACACTACGACCAAGTTGGTTAATCCGGCTCTTTGGAAGCATTTGGACGCTGTTATATTGCAATGGATTTACACTACCATTGCTCCTGATCTTCTTCTAGCTATCCTCAAACGCAATGACATGGCGGAGGGCGCGTGGAACCGTCTTGAATATCTACTTCAAGACATCAAAGCCTCCTGATCCACCCATCTTGAGGAGGACTTTATGAATGCTatttttgaaggtttcacctcaATTGACAGTTATTGTAATTATTTACAATCTATGGTAGACAGATTGGCTGATGTTGATGCTCCGGTGACTAATAGTCGCCCGGTTTTACATCTTACTGGCTCCTTACCGGAGGCGTATAGTGGTACGGTGGATTTTATACAAAATCAAGAGCTATTGCCCCCCTTTGAAAGTTGTCGTTCCAAATTGAAAATAGTTGAGCGTACCATAAAGGCTCATTAAGCTCGTGAAAATGGTGTATCTGGAAGTCGGGCTAATAGCGCTGTCATGGTTGCCGCACCTTCTGCCTCTTTGAATGACTCCTCTGCTAgcaacaa
This sequence is a window from Solanum dulcamara chromosome 10, daSolDulc1.2, whole genome shotgun sequence. Protein-coding genes within it:
- the LOC129869734 gene encoding uncharacterized protein LOC129869734, whose protein sequence is MAKARTGVYDLYDHLVPPTEASALAAYTTTKLVNPALWKHLDAVILQWIYTTIAPDLLLAILKRNDMAEGAWNHRLADVDAPVTNSRPVLHLTGSLPEAYSGTVDFIQNQELLPPFESCRSKLKIVERTIKAH